TTCTTGGCGGATTTTATACTTCAGTCCTAACGCCTGCACTCGCAGCAAAATTTGTTCTAAACAGTCCCGATCGAAGCAGATATGGCGATGTCGGCTGTTTTCCCCCATGCTAGCCCCAGAGATCACATGGACTTGTACATTCTTGCGTAGTTGATACCACAGGCCATCGTTCCCCGCTCCCCGTGCGGTCACACTACCTGGGGTACCCGCCAGATACAGGGGATTAATCCCAGCGGTGCCGAGGGATTGTTCGTAGTTGTAGTAGTAGTGCAGGGGAATCTCAGCGGTGCGCAAATTCAGCATTCCTTCATAGAACTGGCGAGCCACATCCAGGTCGGAAACCATCACGGTATAGACCTTCGGCGCACTGGTCAGAAATAGCCACATGGCCCCAGCATAGGCCGCCAGGAGCATAATCATAATCCCCTGGGTGGAAAAAATTCCATCTCCCATTGCTGACCAAATACTCGCGAAGAGGGGGGAAGACACTGCGATCGAGCTAAGAACCATGGATTGACTCGCCTGAATACTAGAGATTGAACAAGAATGAACTGGGCAACAATATTACACGGGCGTTACAGGATTACACGGGCGTTACAGGATCACACGAGCGATACACGGGCGTTACACGGAAAGCTGGTCAAAGTAGAT
The Alkalinema sp. FACHB-956 DNA segment above includes these coding regions:
- a CDS encoding glyoxalase-like domain protein, whose protein sequence is MGDGIFSTQGIMIMLLAAYAGAMWLFLTSAPKVYTVMVSDLDVARQFYEGMLNLRTAEIPLHYYYNYEQSLGTAGINPLYLAGTPGSVTARGAGNDGLWYQLRKNVQVHVISGASMGENSRHRHICFDRDCLEQILLRVQALGLKYKIRQERPLNFLVKDFDSRVLELSEVSN